In Dehalobacter sp., the following proteins share a genomic window:
- a CDS encoding MerR family transcriptional regulator, translated as MKNRIKIGDFVKLTGSTLKTIIYYHKIGLLQEPERSQGGYRLYGPEELTRMQLINHLKSLGLDLKRIKEVLGDIHYNKTLREVLQSLQIDLLNEKKSLEERIAKIQLLLSEEKVRLDEDIYDSPSFQMITEILKPEQIENYARTCPELFDQQRKLFGILDDFQWGEDYQETFRALAGYFQDHPEQYQISLDYGVRLSNLSQLSEDDPKIEMLARESVEFIKSIPQLRKMLCNQSGIKKPLESLYNDMVANVISPARMKHGQLFQKYLNS; from the coding sequence GTGAAGAATCGAATAAAAATTGGCGATTTCGTTAAATTAACTGGAAGTACATTGAAAACAATTATCTATTACCATAAGATCGGTTTACTGCAAGAACCCGAGCGCTCACAGGGAGGATACCGCTTATATGGGCCGGAAGAGCTAACTCGTATGCAATTAATCAATCACTTGAAATCCCTCGGGCTGGATCTGAAACGTATTAAAGAAGTATTAGGTGATATACACTACAACAAGACATTGCGGGAAGTCTTACAATCCTTACAAATTGATCTACTAAACGAGAAGAAAAGCCTTGAGGAACGAATAGCAAAAATCCAATTGTTGCTGAGTGAAGAAAAAGTACGACTAGATGAGGATATTTATGATTCCCCTTCTTTTCAAATGATCACTGAGATATTAAAACCGGAGCAAATTGAAAACTATGCGCGAACCTGCCCGGAACTCTTCGATCAACAACGAAAATTGTTTGGCATTTTGGATGATTTCCAGTGGGGAGAGGACTACCAGGAAACTTTTCGAGCATTGGCCGGATATTTCCAAGATCACCCTGAGCAATATCAAATTTCTTTGGATTATGGAGTGCGTCTGTCCAACCTTTCCCAACTATCCGAAGATGATCCGAAGATTGAAATGCTAGCTCGGGAATCTGTAGAATTTATTAAAAGTATACCTCAGTTAAGAAAGATGTTATGCAACCAGTCAGGTATAAAGAAACCCCTTGAAAGCTTATACAATGATATGGTAGCCAACGTTATTTCACCGGCTCGGATGAAACATGGGCAACTCTTCCAAAAATATCTTAACTCATAA
- a CDS encoding isoprenylcysteine carboxylmethyltransferase family protein yields the protein MEGSNKLSKRKAYLFPIIMMIVMGVIIFLPAGSFRFWQAWIWWLGLSVLMIFTTAFFLKKSPELLARRMKFNEKEITRKPPAILNLYFLGFIIPGFDFRFHWSSVPLWIIITSNAIVFLGYIFIILVFKENSFASTVIQVEQEQQVITTGPYAIVRHPMYLGMLLMSLFSPLALGSYWAIIPSLMIIPSLILRIKSEEEVLLKSLPGYNDYCLKTRYRLIPSIW from the coding sequence GTGGAAGGAAGTAATAAATTGTCAAAGCGAAAAGCCTATCTTTTTCCGATAATAATGATGATTGTGATGGGCGTCATCATATTTCTTCCAGCCGGTTCTTTTAGGTTTTGGCAGGCGTGGATATGGTGGTTGGGTTTATCTGTACTGATGATTTTTACAACAGCTTTTTTCTTGAAGAAAAGTCCTGAATTACTAGCAAGAAGAATGAAGTTTAACGAAAAAGAAATAACTCGAAAACCCCCCGCCATCCTAAACTTGTATTTTCTCGGATTCATAATTCCCGGTTTTGATTTTCGTTTTCATTGGTCGTCTGTGCCTTTATGGATTATTATCACATCGAATGCTATTGTTTTCTTAGGCTATATATTTATTATCCTTGTCTTTAAAGAAAACAGTTTTGCTTCAACTGTCATCCAGGTCGAGCAAGAACAGCAGGTTATAACAACAGGCCCCTACGCCATTGTTCGCCATCCGATGTACTTAGGAATGTTATTAATGTCGCTTTTTTCTCCTCTAGCTTTAGGCTCTTACTGGGCAATAATACCTTCACTCATGATAATACCATCATTAATACTAAGGATAAAAAGTGAAGAGGAAGTACTACTAAAAAGCTTACCGGGGTACAACGATTATTGTTTAAAGACACGTTACCGTTTGATTCCGTCAATCTGGTAA
- a CDS encoding DUF1992 domain-containing protein, with protein MFERLVEAKIQEAIRNGEFDNLPLGKPINLDDWASLPEDMRAGYMLLKNAGYAPEEVHLLKDIGELREQLAGNNSQEEKAIIIKKLRETELKYNLLKELRTRRK; from the coding sequence ATGTTTGAAAGACTGGTTGAAGCAAAAATTCAAGAAGCCATTAGAAACGGCGAATTTGATAACCTTCCTTTGGGCAAACCCATTAATCTGGATGACTGGGCAAGTCTTCCAGAGGATATGCGTGCTGGATATATGTTGTTAAAGAATGCAGGATACGCACCAGAAGAAGTGCATCTGTTAAAAGACATCGGAGAATTACGTGAGCAGTTAGCCGGAAATAATAGCCAAGAAGAAAAAGCAATTATCATTAAAAAGCTCAGAGAGACAGAATTAAAATACAATTTGTTAAAGGAACTAAGAACCCGAAGAAAATAA
- a CDS encoding response regulator transcription factor, giving the protein MNHILIVEDDTALSNGIVLALKEDHCTFVQAYDIAAAKKQLKTNFFHLVILDVNLPDGNGLDLLAEIRKKLALPVIVLTANDLETDIVTGFELGADDYITKPFSLMVLRARVGVQLRKGRHQVRDTVKIDGFSFSFARMEFRRGGKPIELSKTEQKLLRVLIENRGKTISRTDLVDRIWTDGAEYVDENALSVTIKRLRDKLEELPSAPQYIKTVYGIGYTWAVQ; this is encoded by the coding sequence ATGAATCACATTTTAATTGTCGAGGATGATACGGCCCTGAGCAATGGTATTGTTCTGGCCCTTAAAGAAGATCATTGCACCTTTGTGCAGGCGTATGACATTGCCGCGGCCAAGAAACAGCTAAAGACCAACTTCTTTCATTTGGTGATACTCGATGTCAATTTACCGGATGGAAACGGTCTTGACCTTCTAGCTGAGATCCGTAAGAAATTGGCTTTGCCTGTAATTGTCCTGACTGCCAATGATTTAGAAACTGATATTGTAACCGGGTTTGAGCTTGGGGCGGATGACTATATCACAAAACCTTTCAGTCTGATGGTACTGCGGGCCAGAGTGGGCGTCCAACTGCGGAAGGGCAGGCATCAGGTTCGCGATACCGTAAAGATTGACGGGTTTTCCTTTTCCTTTGCAAGGATGGAGTTCAGGAGAGGCGGCAAACCCATTGAACTCAGCAAAACCGAGCAGAAACTGCTCCGGGTCTTAATAGAAAACAGGGGAAAAACTATTTCCCGTACAGATTTGGTGGACAGGATTTGGACAGATGGGGCCGAGTATGTTGACGAGAATGCCTTGTCGGTTACGATAAAAAGACTGCGTGATAAATTGGAAGAGCTTCCGTCTGCACCGCAATATATCAAAACGGTCTATGGCATTGGCTACACCTGGGCGGTGCAGTGA
- a CDS encoding HAMP domain-containing histidine kinase — protein sequence MNTLDYTCIGITIAAVCAAVMVIVLNRQRTKKTFEKIEDVLDTAINGSFAQGVFDESALSAVESKLARYLSKCAVSSKNLLAEKDKIKELISDISHQTKTPLANILLYSQLLSEHELPEDCKVCVQALSAQAEKLNFLINALVKISRLETGIITVSPKQEALQRLLDEVRIQIRPKAEAKGISVAMEDMESRAYFDLKWTTEAVYNIMDNAVKYTTSGGCITIKAIPYELFCRIDITDNGMGIPEDEQSKIFTRFYRSGTAGNQEGVGLGLFLTREIISAEGGYIKVSSQPGSGSTFSVFLPIEK from the coding sequence ATGAATACACTTGATTACACCTGTATCGGGATTACCATTGCTGCGGTATGCGCGGCCGTGATGGTGATTGTCCTTAACCGTCAAAGAACAAAGAAAACGTTTGAAAAAATTGAAGATGTGTTGGACACAGCCATAAACGGTAGCTTTGCCCAAGGGGTTTTTGATGAATCTGCTTTATCCGCGGTGGAATCTAAGCTTGCACGGTATCTTTCCAAATGTGCGGTATCCTCCAAGAATTTGCTTGCGGAAAAGGATAAAATAAAAGAGCTGATTTCTGATATTTCCCATCAGACCAAAACACCCCTTGCCAATATCCTGCTTTATTCACAGCTGCTCAGTGAACACGAATTGCCGGAAGACTGTAAAGTTTGTGTGCAAGCCTTGTCTGCACAGGCGGAAAAGCTGAATTTTCTCATAAATGCTTTGGTGAAAATATCACGGCTGGAAACGGGTATTATTACTGTTTCACCGAAACAGGAAGCCCTCCAAAGGTTGCTGGATGAAGTTCGGATACAGATCAGGCCAAAGGCGGAGGCCAAGGGCATTTCTGTTGCCATGGAAGATATGGAGAGTCGTGCCTATTTTGATCTGAAATGGACGACAGAAGCCGTATATAATATCATGGATAACGCCGTAAAATATACCACAAGCGGCGGGTGTATTACCATAAAAGCCATACCCTATGAGTTGTTCTGCCGTATTGATATAACCGATAATGGGATGGGTATTCCCGAGGATGAACAAAGCAAAATATTCACCCGGTTCTATCGCTCGGGAACCGCTGGTAATCAAGAAGGTGTTGGTCTTGGGCTGTTTTTGACCAGAGAGATCATCTCAGCCGAGGGGGGTTATATCAAGGTGTCATCACAGCCGGGCAGTGGTTCTACCTTTTCAGTATTTTTGCCAATAGAAAAGTAA
- a CDS encoding ABC transporter ATP-binding protein — protein sequence MTILETTKLKKYYGSEDTTVKALDGIDLTVESGEFVAIVGTSGSGKSTLLHMLGGLDRPTSGTVTVDGKEIFALKDEELTIFRRRKIGFVFQNYNLVPVLNVYENTVLPIQLDGNEPDKRYVDRIIGTLGLESKLNNLPNNLSGGQQQRVAIARALAAKPAIVLADEPTGNLDSKTSQDVLGLLKVTSERFSQTIVMITHNEEIAQLADRIIRIEDGKIVGGGSK from the coding sequence ATGACGATACTTGAAACAACAAAATTAAAAAAATATTACGGCAGCGAGGATACAACGGTTAAAGCGTTAGACGGCATCGACCTCACCGTGGAGAGTGGGGAGTTTGTAGCCATCGTAGGCACATCCGGCAGCGGCAAGTCTACGCTTCTACATATGCTGGGTGGGCTTGACCGTCCCACAAGCGGTACGGTCACTGTCGATGGAAAGGAGATCTTTGCACTGAAAGACGAAGAACTGACGATTTTCCGCCGAAGAAAAATCGGCTTTGTCTTTCAAAATTATAATCTTGTTCCTGTATTGAATGTGTACGAGAATACTGTCCTGCCTATTCAGCTCGATGGGAACGAGCCGGATAAACGCTATGTGGACAGAATTATCGGCACATTGGGGCTTGAAAGCAAACTGAACAATCTGCCCAACAATCTTTCCGGCGGTCAGCAGCAGCGGGTGGCGATTGCCAGAGCCTTAGCCGCTAAGCCTGCTATCGTTCTCGCGGATGAGCCGACAGGAAACCTCGACAGTAAAACCAGCCAAGATGTCCTGGGACTGCTAAAGGTTACAAGCGAAAGGTTCAGTCAGACCATTGTCATGATTACCCACAACGAGGAAATTGCCCAGTTGGCAGACCGCATCATCCGAATTGAAGATGGAAAAATCGTGGGTGGTGGAAGCAAATGA
- a CDS encoding ABC transporter permease codes for MIKVKNKKAIRNLADKSYRANKVRNLIAIIAIALTAVLFTTLFTMGIGTVEGLQQATMRQAGGDGHAVLKYITDEEFNNIKDHVLIKEISYNRMLCDGVENKEFLKRRAEFWYDDDGGMKLGFCEPTSGHKPVAENEVIADTKTLQLMGVPLEVGAPLTLTLDIRGEEVQRDFVLAGWWESNPVFNVGQILASRAYVDAHPAELQNSYKVDNSLTGVINASIMFKNSIDLEGKLAKVITDSGYSLDEKAPNYLEHNVSWAYLSTNFGMDAGTLIALLSGLLLIVFTGYLIIYNIFQISVIRDIRFYGLLKTIGTTGRQIRRIIRRQALILSTIGIPIGLIAGFSIGKSLVPLLINNSTYAGSAVSVSPSPWIFIGSALFALVTVLISTFKPGRIAAAVSPVEAVRYTDGNTKQNRKPKKSTDGGKMPRMALANLGRNKRRTVLVVISLSLSLVLLNTVFTLSQSIDMNKFLSKFADTDFLIAHADYFQNDYSGPENQTSESFIQAVETQPGFEAGGRLYGGRAEGFAAEDEKNTTQEYNRNPYGDFMAAVYGLEDMPLQRLELIDGELDDARLTTGKYILEGVALDDNSVPEMENKHYEVGDTVTLHNYKGTSETFAGREYTTQEFIMLGHVAIKHYSNSDRTGWDYNFYLPADVYKTMVVQPAVMSYAFNVSEDQETAMERFLQSYTDSVEPVMNYVSKFTSLKEFSGMQSTVVMIGGALSFIIGLIGILNFVNAILTSILTRRKEFAMLQSIGMTRRQLRRILMFEGFYYTLGTCALSLVFSTLFSLLIVKSFCGLLWFFSYHFILWPLLIVLPFLFMLGMMIPLVSYAMTDKQSIVERLREAE; via the coding sequence ATGATCAAAGTAAAAAACAAAAAAGCGATTCGCAATCTGGCCGACAAGAGCTATCGGGCCAATAAAGTCCGCAACTTGATTGCGATCATCGCCATTGCCTTGACAGCGGTGCTTTTCACCACGCTTTTCACCATGGGGATCGGTACGGTGGAGGGTCTTCAGCAGGCCACGATGAGGCAGGCGGGCGGCGACGGCCATGCTGTGCTTAAATATATAACTGACGAGGAATTCAACAACATCAAAGATCATGTACTTATTAAAGAAATTTCCTATAACCGAATGCTATGCGACGGGGTGGAAAACAAGGAATTTCTCAAACGGCGTGCCGAGTTTTGGTATGATGATGATGGGGGAATGAAGCTTGGATTTTGCGAACCAACAAGCGGACACAAGCCTGTAGCTGAAAACGAAGTCATTGCAGATACCAAGACCTTGCAGCTGATGGGCGTTCCCCTTGAGGTTGGCGCGCCGCTTACGCTCACACTTGACATCCGGGGCGAAGAAGTACAGCGGGATTTTGTTCTTGCAGGCTGGTGGGAGAGCAATCCCGTCTTTAACGTGGGCCAGATCTTGGCCTCCCGTGCCTATGTAGATGCCCATCCGGCCGAACTGCAAAACAGCTATAAGGTGGACAATTCTCTCACCGGGGTTATCAACGCGTCTATTATGTTCAAAAACAGCATCGATTTGGAGGGAAAGCTGGCAAAGGTCATTACCGACAGCGGCTATTCTCTGGATGAAAAAGCGCCGAATTACTTGGAGCATAATGTGAGTTGGGCCTATCTCTCCACGAATTTTGGCATGGACGCAGGTACGCTGATTGCGCTGCTTTCCGGCTTGCTATTGATCGTGTTCACCGGCTATCTCATTATCTACAACATTTTTCAGATTTCCGTCATTCGGGATATCCGTTTTTATGGCCTCTTGAAAACCATTGGAACAACCGGGAGACAGATACGCCGAATTATCCGCAGACAGGCACTGATCCTTTCCACCATAGGAATTCCAATCGGATTGATTGCAGGTTTCTCTATTGGTAAATCCCTTGTTCCTCTCCTCATAAACAATTCCACCTATGCCGGAAGTGCGGTGTCTGTATCGCCAAGCCCATGGATTTTTATTGGTTCGGCACTGTTTGCTTTGGTCACCGTGCTCATCAGTACCTTCAAGCCGGGTAGGATAGCCGCCGCTGTTTCACCGGTGGAGGCAGTGCGGTATACGGATGGAAATACAAAGCAGAACCGCAAACCGAAAAAATCCACTGATGGCGGGAAAATGCCCCGTATGGCCCTGGCTAATTTAGGGCGGAACAAAAGACGTACCGTTTTAGTAGTCATTAGCTTGTCCCTGAGCCTTGTCTTGCTGAACACGGTGTTTACGCTATCTCAGAGCATTGATATGAATAAGTTCCTTTCTAAATTCGCGGATACCGATTTTCTGATTGCCCATGCCGATTACTTTCAAAATGACTACTCCGGTCCCGAAAACCAGACCAGCGAGAGCTTTATTCAGGCGGTGGAAACACAGCCCGGCTTTGAGGCGGGTGGGCGACTGTATGGCGGCAGAGCGGAAGGATTTGCGGCAGAGGACGAAAAGAACACCACCCAGGAATATAACAGGAATCCCTACGGCGATTTCATGGCTGCGGTCTATGGTCTTGAGGATATGCCTCTTCAGCGACTGGAGCTTATCGACGGTGAACTTGATGATGCAAGGCTGACTACTGGTAAGTACATTCTGGAGGGAGTCGCGCTGGACGATAACAGTGTACCGGAAATGGAGAACAAGCATTATGAGGTTGGTGATACGGTAACACTTCACAACTATAAAGGAACGTCGGAAACATTTGCTGGCAGGGAGTACACGACGCAGGAGTTTATCATGCTGGGTCATGTGGCCATCAAACATTATTCCAATTCCGACCGTACCGGATGGGACTATAACTTCTATCTCCCAGCGGATGTCTATAAAACAATGGTAGTACAGCCCGCCGTAATGAGCTATGCCTTCAATGTTTCCGAAGATCAAGAGACGGCAATGGAGCGTTTTTTGCAAAGCTACACCGATTCAGTGGAACCAGTCATGAATTACGTCTCTAAGTTTACCTCTCTCAAGGAGTTTTCCGGTATGCAGAGCACCGTTGTGATGATTGGCGGCGCACTCAGCTTTATCATCGGGTTGATTGGCATCCTCAATTTTGTCAATGCCATTCTCACCAGCATTTTGACCCGACGCAAAGAATTTGCCATGCTGCAAAGCATAGGCATGACACGAAGGCAGCTGCGCCGTATATTAATGTTTGAAGGATTCTATTATACGCTTGGTACTTGCGCACTGTCGCTCGTATTTAGCACGTTATTTTCACTTTTGATTGTCAAATCCTTTTGCGGTCTGCTGTGGTTCTTTAGTTATCATTTTATCCTGTGGCCGCTTTTGATCGTACTTCCTTTCCTGTTTATGCTTGGTATGATGATTCCTTTGGTATCGTATGCCATGACGGACAAGCAAAGTATCGTGGAGCGGCTGCGGGAAGCGGAATAG
- a CDS encoding pyridoxal phosphate-dependent aminotransferase — translation MRMIFADRMNRLGSETAFEMLAKANVLEAQGREIVHLEIGEPDFPTLPNIIEKGMECLRAGMTKYTPSSGLLEARQAVADYAGKKRGYEIDPQEVVMTAGGKPIMFYAILATVNPGDEVIYPNPGFPIYESVIKFVGGVPVPIPLREENEFRMDIQEFKSLVTDKTKMVIINSPQNPTGGMLTKEDYQEIADFLADRNIVILSDEIYENVVYEEPSFSISSLPHMREKTIILNGFSKTYAMTGWRAGYGIMPKEAAQQIGKLVVNSTSCLAGFTQMACIEALTGPQDEVLRRAEQFKIRRDRIVDGLNAISGVTCLKPRGAFYVFPNIKAFGKTSKEMAEYLLNEAGVATLWGSSFGEYGEGYLRISYANSLENLEKAVSQIDTALRKL, via the coding sequence ATGCGTATGATATTTGCAGACCGGATGAACAGACTGGGCAGTGAGACGGCTTTTGAAATGCTGGCGAAGGCCAATGTTTTGGAAGCGCAGGGAAGGGAAATTGTTCACCTTGAGATTGGTGAACCGGATTTTCCGACGTTGCCCAATATCATAGAAAAAGGAATGGAATGCCTGCGGGCCGGCATGACAAAATATACACCTTCTTCAGGCCTGCTGGAGGCAAGACAGGCGGTTGCGGATTATGCGGGCAAAAAAAGAGGCTATGAAATCGACCCTCAGGAAGTGGTCATGACGGCGGGCGGCAAGCCGATTATGTTTTACGCCATTTTGGCTACGGTTAACCCCGGAGATGAGGTCATTTATCCGAATCCGGGTTTCCCTATTTATGAATCCGTCATTAAGTTCGTTGGCGGGGTACCGGTACCGATCCCGCTGCGTGAAGAGAACGAGTTCAGAATGGATATCCAGGAATTCAAATCCCTCGTGACAGACAAAACCAAAATGGTGATTATCAACTCGCCGCAAAACCCAACCGGTGGGATGCTGACGAAAGAAGACTATCAGGAAATCGCCGATTTTTTGGCCGACCGCAATATTGTGATTCTCTCGGATGAGATTTATGAAAATGTCGTCTATGAAGAGCCGTCATTCTCGATCTCTTCGCTGCCGCATATGAGAGAAAAAACAATCATACTGAACGGATTCTCGAAGACCTATGCGATGACCGGCTGGCGCGCCGGGTACGGCATCATGCCGAAGGAAGCCGCCCAGCAAATTGGCAAGCTCGTTGTGAACAGTACTTCCTGTCTGGCAGGTTTTACACAGATGGCTTGTATTGAGGCCCTGACAGGACCGCAGGATGAAGTCTTGAGAAGAGCAGAGCAATTCAAAATCAGAAGGGACCGGATCGTTGACGGACTGAATGCCATCAGTGGGGTTACCTGTCTGAAACCACGCGGTGCCTTTTACGTGTTTCCGAATATCAAAGCTTTTGGAAAAACCAGCAAGGAGATGGCCGAGTACCTGTTAAACGAAGCAGGTGTTGCGACCCTCTGGGGCAGTTCGTTCGGGGAATACGGCGAAGGATATCTGAGGATTTCCTATGCGAATTCCCTGGAGAATCTTGAAAAAGCTGTAAGCCAAATTGATACTGCTCTGAGGAAGTTATAG
- a CDS encoding NADH-quinone oxidoreductase subunit L translates to MNTVLFLILFPIVVALLLLILPQPAVRKVIVVLSTIILTVASVYLVVQYFNTGTVFFNLDNQYIDLGIFAIEIILAVIVIGISLKYKQYLAGLLMLTSAAIMIWFEGSYGEEIQTSYNLFVDNLSLIMTLIIGIISSLIAVFAIGYMKDYHHHHKEVKDRTPFFFFVVFVFLGAMYGVVFANNLMWLYFFWEITTFSSFFLIGYSREEIAVKNAFRALNMNLLGGLGFSIAIVYLFINAHTIELNMLPELASTVVLLPTALLAFAGMTKSAQMPFSSWLLGAMVAPTPVSALLHSSTMIKAGVYLIIRLSPVFAFVDGGSMVGLFVAMVGAVTFVLTAFMAISQSDAKRVLAYSTISNLGLIIVCAGIGTYQLMWAAIMLVIFHAIAKSLLFLSVGTVEHNIGDRIIESMDGLITKMPKIAIGMVIGIAGMFLAPFGMLISKWAALEGLVTANPVLTVFVAFGSAATLFFWTKWLGKLLMVKERPLEFQSKVPGTERFTLTTLAILTVGVCLLFPLISKYSLEPFIASIYNQTYLLDQGNVIILLIMVGLMVVLPVGLSFTYKNVQYKPQYLAGLNTPEKEKFYGSLGLTREITMRSFYLENIFGESKLFKLGVVISIVLIIIMFGVGII, encoded by the coding sequence ATGAACACAGTGCTATTTCTTATTTTGTTTCCAATTGTTGTTGCACTGCTTTTGCTTATCCTGCCGCAGCCGGCTGTCCGGAAAGTCATTGTGGTGCTGTCAACAATCATTCTGACTGTAGCATCAGTATATCTGGTTGTTCAGTATTTTAACACAGGGACAGTATTTTTTAATCTGGATAATCAATATATTGATCTTGGAATATTTGCTATTGAGATCATTCTTGCAGTCATTGTCATTGGGATTTCGCTGAAATACAAACAGTATCTGGCTGGGCTTTTGATGCTAACCAGTGCTGCAATTATGATATGGTTTGAAGGTTCTTATGGGGAAGAGATCCAGACATCGTATAATTTATTTGTTGATAACCTCTCTTTGATCATGACACTGATCATTGGAATCATCAGTAGTTTGATAGCCGTATTTGCTATCGGCTATATGAAGGATTATCATCATCATCACAAGGAAGTAAAAGACAGGACCCCATTTTTCTTTTTTGTTGTCTTCGTCTTTTTAGGAGCGATGTATGGGGTTGTTTTTGCCAACAATCTGATGTGGCTCTATTTCTTTTGGGAAATCACCACATTCAGTTCATTCTTCCTGATCGGCTACAGCCGTGAAGAAATTGCGGTTAAGAATGCGTTCAGGGCTTTAAACATGAACCTGCTTGGCGGACTTGGTTTTTCCATCGCCATTGTTTACTTATTTATCAATGCGCATACGATTGAGCTGAACATGCTGCCGGAGCTTGCGTCTACCGTAGTGCTTCTGCCGACAGCGTTACTTGCGTTTGCCGGGATGACGAAATCTGCCCAGATGCCGTTTTCTTCCTGGCTGCTCGGTGCGATGGTTGCGCCGACCCCTGTTTCCGCACTGCTCCATTCCAGTACCATGATTAAAGCCGGCGTGTACTTAATCATCAGACTTTCACCGGTTTTTGCTTTTGTTGACGGTGGTTCAATGGTCGGACTGTTTGTCGCGATGGTTGGGGCGGTGACATTTGTCCTGACAGCCTTTATGGCCATCTCCCAGTCGGATGCCAAACGTGTACTCGCGTATTCGACGATTTCCAATCTTGGCCTGATTATTGTTTGCGCGGGCATTGGGACCTATCAATTGATGTGGGCTGCGATCATGCTTGTGATCTTCCATGCGATTGCCAAGTCTTTGCTGTTCCTGTCTGTAGGTACAGTCGAGCATAACATCGGTGACCGTATCATCGAGTCCATGGACGGACTGATTACCAAAATGCCGAAGATTGCGATTGGAATGGTCATCGGGATTGCGGGAATGTTTCTTGCTCCGTTCGGTATGCTGATCAGTAAGTGGGCAGCGCTCGAAGGGCTGGTTACAGCAAATCCGGTACTCACGGTATTTGTGGCCTTTGGAAGTGCCGCAACTTTATTCTTCTGGACAAAGTGGCTTGGTAAGCTTTTGATGGTGAAAGAAAGACCGCTGGAATTCCAGTCAAAGGTCCCAGGGACAGAACGCTTCACGCTGACTACGCTTGCTATTTTGACAGTTGGGGTTTGTCTGCTGTTCCCGCTCATCTCGAAATATTCTCTGGAGCCGTTTATTGCGTCCATCTATAATCAGACCTACCTACTGGATCAGGGAAATGTCATTATTCTGCTGATTATGGTTGGCCTGATGGTCGTTCTGCCTGTTGGTCTGTCGTTCACGTACAAGAATGTTCAGTATAAGCCGCAATACCTGGCGGGACTCAATACTCCCGAAAAAGAGAAGTTTTATGGTTCTCTGGGTCTTACAAGAGAAATAACGATGAGGAGTTTCTATCTGGAAAATATTTTCGGTGAGAGCAAACTGTTTAAACTTGGTGTTGTAATCAGTATTGTTCTAATCATCATAATGTTTGGGGTGGGGATCATATGA
- a CDS encoding NADH-quinone oxidoreductase subunit H, producing the protein MSGNYAWLMVILYIILAPFIGGLIAGVDRRISARMQSRYGPPILQPFYDIFKLMNKSSIAVNPQQRLYIICFIVFVIISGAIFFGGGDLLLAIFALTLASIFLIIAAYSTFSPYAYIGAEREMLQIMAYEPMVILTTVGMYMVTKSFNVWDIAMYDQPLLYSLPGIFLGFLFILTIKFRKSPFDISMSHHAHQEIVRGIITEFSGTDLALIEIAHWYENVFLLGIVCLFFASSPIIALILAIIVYFLEIWIDNNYSRLKWQSVLGSAWIVALVLGVGNIAYLALR; encoded by the coding sequence ATGAGTGGAAATTATGCATGGTTAATGGTCATTCTCTATATCATTCTGGCCCCGTTCATCGGTGGTTTGATTGCCGGGGTGGATCGCAGGATATCTGCCAGGATGCAGAGCAGATACGGTCCGCCGATTCTGCAGCCTTTCTATGATATTTTTAAATTGATGAACAAAAGCAGTATTGCGGTAAATCCGCAGCAGAGGCTGTACATCATCTGTTTCATCGTTTTTGTAATTATCTCGGGAGCGATCTTCTTTGGCGGTGGAGACTTGCTGCTGGCGATTTTCGCTTTGACGCTGGCCAGTATCTTCCTGATTATTGCGGCCTACTCTACTTTTTCACCGTACGCCTATATCGGTGCAGAGAGAGAAATGCTGCAGATCATGGCCTATGAGCCGATGGTCATTTTAACGACTGTAGGAATGTACATGGTGACGAAAAGTTTTAATGTTTGGGACATCGCAATGTATGACCAACCGCTGCTTTACAGTCTGCCAGGTATTTTTCTTGGATTCCTGTTTATCCTAACCATTAAATTCCGTAAATCACCTTTTGATATATCGATGTCTCATCATGCGCACCAGGAGATTGTCCGCGGGATTATCACGGAATTTTCCGGGACGGATTTGGCGTTGATCGAGATTGCCCACTGGTATGAAAATGTCTTCCTGTTGGGTATTGTCTGTCTGTTCTTTGCGTCGAGCCCGATCATTGCCTTGATCCTGGCGATCATCGTCTATTTCCTGGAGATCTGGATTGATAACAACTATTCCCGTCTTAAATGGCAGTCCGTGCTCGGAAGCGCCTGGATCGTTGCACTTGTGCTCGGCGTAGGCAACATCGCGTACCTAGCCCTTAGATGA